One part of the Vibrio hyugaensis genome encodes these proteins:
- a CDS encoding imm11 family protein, whose translation MWKDDDTYEIEALDLIRGGAFNVSKPIAELIMSFDPYGVEVYPAKLTCSGGGVLTERYIIAVDNLVDVVEYDKSIKVTDVTTRFYLSDEKIKELSDSKRHVFKPVGMTKTFFSIELFEALVRLDEEGKINTSIVAFSFDTSEETPRV comes from the coding sequence GTGTGGAAAGATGATGATACCTATGAAATTGAAGCATTAGATTTAATCAGAGGCGGTGCTTTTAATGTCAGTAAGCCTATTGCTGAACTAATTATGAGTTTCGACCCATATGGTGTTGAAGTTTATCCCGCAAAATTAACCTGTTCCGGAGGCGGAGTGTTAACTGAGCGCTACATAATAGCAGTAGATAACTTAGTAGATGTGGTTGAATATGATAAAAGCATAAAAGTGACTGACGTAACTACTCGTTTTTACTTATCTGATGAAAAGATCAAGGAACTTTCGGATAGCAAGAGGCACGTTTTTAAACCTGTCGGAATGACAAAAACGTTCTTCTCAATCGAGTTGTTTGAAGCGCTTGTCCGTTTAGATGAGGAGGGTAAAATAAATACTAGTATCGTTGCCTTTTCATTTGATACATCCGAAGAGACGCCCCGAGTCTAG
- a CDS encoding AHH domain-containing protein: MTVLMAKLLSVKLYEKENKNQIINNIKIGSQGVLGRKDYWPIANKVLKPSIKYPDRHPWHSKALSSHITGHHIISVASLKTLKSDYKTLLRLSKYNVNHPRNIVGLPTSPQVACQLNVPLHYSSHTSDAIPTIEDSPSYHVISSMLIKKMISLLLSKGICPGDSLEEQKKVLLNIDYISAIKLKYITNFKIVLHKTGVDYLKGNIGCGGVEKESLKKEGRECETRLHSYPFSKNDLMTSDHSRLLTIYEIENSRVVYNAN; this comes from the coding sequence ATGACAGTGCTAATGGCAAAGCTTTTATCTGTAAAGCTATACGAGAAAGAAAACAAAAATCAGATAATTAATAACATTAAGATTGGTAGTCAAGGTGTCTTGGGACGAAAAGACTATTGGCCTATTGCTAATAAGGTCTTGAAGCCAAGTATCAAGTACCCAGATAGACATCCGTGGCACTCCAAAGCATTATCAAGTCACATCACAGGGCATCACATTATATCAGTGGCAAGTCTAAAAACACTAAAAAGTGACTATAAAACACTATTGCGTCTCAGTAAGTACAATGTAAATCATCCGAGGAATATTGTTGGTTTACCGACGTCTCCTCAAGTCGCTTGTCAATTGAATGTACCTCTTCATTATAGTAGTCATACTAGTGATGCGATACCGACTATTGAAGACTCGCCTTCTTATCATGTAATATCATCAATGCTGATAAAAAAAATGATCTCACTTTTGTTAAGTAAGGGGATATGTCCAGGTGATTCCTTAGAAGAGCAAAAGAAAGTATTACTGAATATCGATTACATATCAGCTATAAAATTGAAATATATAACCAACTTTAAGATCGTTTTACATAAAACGGGAGTTGATTATTTGAAAGGAAATATTGGTTGTGGTGGTGTGGAAAAAGAAAGTCTAAAGAAAGAGGGGAGAGAGTGTGAAACAAGATTACACAGTTACCCATTTAGTAAAAATGACTTAATGACAAGTGACCATTCTAGGTTGTTAACTATCTACGAAATAGAAAATTCAAGGGTTGTATATAATGCCAATTAG